The Juglans microcarpa x Juglans regia isolate MS1-56 chromosome 8S, Jm3101_v1.0, whole genome shotgun sequence genome has a window encoding:
- the LOC121244951 gene encoding type IV inositol polyphosphate 5-phosphatase 3-like isoform X2 produces MKQRSKHQPELFWPSVVMRKWLNISAKDFSADEDDCDIDSGSDSEGEGFRQQGRESRLRGNKGDDPQDALPRSRRRNSETFRAQYIDTEELRICVVTWNVGGKLPPEDLDIDDWLHVNEPADMYVMGLQEIVPLNAGNIFGAEDNRPVPRWENIIRETLNRVRPKATTTKSFSDPPSPSKFKPSDDIPDIEEEMLLESDSDVGEEVHPLDEEPNDFDGGKDRPITDQQNKFVSFGVSDCPGSVKLGLPGEELQRQFSSPKRLDRLNCLRTEQSEDVETSVSQNSGKLTRMLSGCERIGLSWPEPPLNLLSQCVLERPNSFRSIRSFRASQSFRTYGSFKSTKNEVPSQIALLAEIDLESLLKRKRRSSYVRIVSKQMVGIFLTIWVRRSLRRHIQNLKVSTVGVGVMGYIGNKGSISVSMSIHQTLFCFICTHLTSGEKEGDELKRNADVREIHRRTHFHSLSDIRLPRTINDHERIIWLGDLNYRINLSYEKTREFISKKKWSKLVEKDQLIRELKKGRAFDGWSEGTLNFPPTYKYEINSENYYGEDPKVGRRTPAWCDRILSYGKGMRLLSYRRTELKLSDHRPVTATYMAEVEVFSHRKLQKALTLTDAETESEDVIANMGIDVGMSCLRFGEDIPDRDR; encoded by the exons ATGAAGCAACGTTCAAAGCACCAACCAGAG CTCTTCTGGCCCAGCGTGGTGATGCGCAAATGGCTCAACATCAGCGCCAAGGACTTCAGCGCTGATGAGGACGACTGTGACATCGATTCCGGTTCGGATTCCGAGGGTGAAG GATTTCGTCAACAGGGAAGAGAATCTCGATTGAGGGGCAACAAAGGGGATGATCCTCA AGATGCTCTTCCAAGGTCAAGAAGAAGAAACTCAGAGACTTTTAGAGCACAGTATATAGACACCGAGGAACTCAG AATATGTGTCGTGACCTGGAATGTTGGAGGGAAGCTTCCACCTGAGGACCTAGATATTGATGATTGGCTACATGTCAACGAGCCAGCTGATATGTATGTGATGGG TCTTCAGGAGATCGTGCCATTAAATGCTGGGAATATCTTTGGTGCTGAAGATAATCGTCCAGTTCCAAGATGGGAAAACATTATCCGCGAAACACTGAATCGAGTTCGGCCTAAGGCAACCACAACAAAATCTTTTAGTGATCCCCCATCTCCATCAAAATTTAAGCCATCTGATGATATCCCAGATATAGAAGAGGAGATGTTGCTTGAAAGTGATAGTGATGTAGGTGAGGAAGTTCATCCATTGGATGAAGAACCCAATGATTTTGATGGAGGTAAGGACAGACCAATCACGGATCAGCAAAAcaaatttgtgagttttggagtttcAGACTGTCCTGGAAGTGTCAAATTAGGCTTGCCAGGAGAAGAGTTACAGAGgcaattttcttctccaaaGAGATTGGATAGATTAAATTGTTTGCGGACAGAACAATCAGAAGATGTGGAAACATCAGTTTCCCAAAATAGTGGCAAATTAACCAGAATGCTTAGTGGATGTGAAAGAATTGGTTTGAGTTGGCCAGAGCCTCCATTAAACTTGCTATCTCAATGTGTATTAGAGAGACCAAACTCCTTTAGATCGATTAGATCTTTTAGAGCATCCCAGTCTTTCAGGACATATGGTTCTTTCAAGTCAACAAAAAATGAAGTGCCTTCACAGATAGCATTGCTGGCAGAAATTGACCTCGAATCTCTCTTGAAGAGGAAACGAAGATCATCATATGTGAGGATAGTAAGTAAGCAGATGGTTGGGATTTTCCTCACAATATGGGTCCGTAGGAGCTTGCGTAGACATATTCAGAACTTGAAGGTGTCTACTGTTGGTGTCGGTGTCATGGGCTACATTGGAAACAAG GGATCAATATCTGTCAGCATGTCCATACATCAgacccttttttgttttatatgtacTCACCTGACATCAGGTGAAAAAGAGGGAGATGAACTAAAAAGAAATGCTGATGTGCGTGAAATTCATCGGAGAACACATTTTCATTCGCTTTCTGATATTCGACTTCCCAGGACAATCAATGATCATGA aAGAATAATTTGGTTGGGGGATCTCAATTACCGTATAAACTTGTCTTACGAGAAAACAAGAGAATTTATCTCCAAAAAGAAGTGGTCCAAGTTGGTTGAGAAAGACCAG CTTATAAGAGAGCTTAAAAAGGGTCGTGCATTTGATGGATGGTCTGAGGGCACTTTAAATTTTCCACCGACATATAAATATGAGATCAATTCAGAGAATTACTATGGAGAGGATCCAAAGGTTGGGAGGCGTACACCAGCATG GTGTGATCGTATTCTTTCATATGGTAAGGGGATGAGGCTACTGAGTTACAGGAGGACTGAGCTTAAACTTTCAGATCACCGACCTGTGACTGCCACTTATATGGCTGAGGTTGAGGTGTTTTCTCATAGGAAACTACAGAAGGCACTTACATTAACTGATGCAGAGACTGAAAGTGAAGATGTTATAGCAAATATGGGTATTGATGTTGGAATGAGCTGCTTAAGATTTGGAGAG GACATACCTGATAGAGATCGTTAA
- the LOC121243851 gene encoding LOW QUALITY PROTEIN: LRR receptor-like serine/threonine-protein kinase RGI5 (The sequence of the model RefSeq protein was modified relative to this genomic sequence to represent the inferred CDS: inserted 2 bases in 2 codons), with product MARMKNITHFVTFSSFFFYLTMIKTLLVTSLSSDGQALLSLLSVADPSAKASSSILSSWNPSSPTPCTWQGITCSPQNRVISLSLPDTFLNLSSLPPQLFSLSSLQLLNLSSINVSGIIPPXFGKLTYLRLIDLSSNSLTGPIPPELGTLSTLQFLFLNSNKLSGRIPQQLANLTSLEVLCLQDNLLNGSIPSQLGSLVSLQEFRIGGNPYLTGVIPAQLGLLINLTTFGAAATGLSGVIPPTFGNLINLQTLALYETDVFGSIPPELGLCSELRNLYLHMNKLTGPIPPQLSKLQKLTSLLLWGNALSGPIPAELSNCSSLVVFDVSANDISGEIPGDXGKLVVLEQLHLSDNELTGKIPWQLSNCTSLTAIQLDKNQLSGTIPWQVGNLKFLQSFFLWGNSVTGTIPSSFRNCTELYALDLSRNKLTGSIPEEIFGLKKLSKLLLLGNSLSGGLPRSVANCRSLVRLRLGENQLSGQIPKEIGQLQNLVFLDLYMNHFSGGLPGEIANITVLELLDMHNNYITGEIPSQLGELVNLELLDLSRNSFTGRIPWSFGNFSYLNKLIINNNLLTGSIPTSVRNLQKLTLLDLSYNSLSDAIPPEIGYVKSLTISLDLSFNGLTGEIPETMASLTQLQSLDLSHNMLYGKIKVLSSLTSLTSLNISYNNFSGPIPVTPFFRTLSLNSYLQNLNLCESIDGSTCSTSLIRRNGLKSFKPVALILVILASVTILVLASWILLMRNPKYMVEKSSGTSISSPGAEDFSYPWTFIPFQKLNFSINNILGCLKDENVIGKGCSGVVYKAEMPIGERIAVKKLWKTKRDEEPVDSFTAEIQILGHIRHRNIVKLLGYCYNKSFKLLLYNYISNGNLKQLLQGNRNLDWETRYKIAVGSAQGLAYLHHDCVPAILHRDVKCNNILLDSKFEAYLADFGLAKLMNSPNYNHAMSRVAGSYEYGYAMNITEKSDVYSYGVVLLEILSGRSAVEPHVGDGLHIVEWVKKKMRSFEPAVSVLDAKLQGLADQIVQEMLQTLGIAMFCVNSSPAERPTMKEVVTLLMEVKSPPEEWGKTSQPLIKQSSNQS from the exons ATGGCCCGAATGAAAAATATCACCCATTTTGTTACATtttcctcattcttcttctACCTAACCATGATCAAAACTTTGCTGGTTACTTCCCTTTCATCTGATGGACAGGCccttctctcccttctctctgtTGCCGACCCTTCCGCCAAAGCATCCTCCTCTATTCTTTCCTCGTGGAACCCATCAAGCCCAACTCCGTGTACATGGCAAGGCATCACATGCTCTCCACAAAACAGGGTTATCTCCCTATCTCTCCCAGACACTTTCCTCAATCTCTCCTCTCTGCCCCCACAGCTCTTCTCCCTCTCATCTCTACAACTTCTCAACCTCTCTTCCATCAATGTCTCTGGCATCATACCCC CCTTTGGCAAACTTACTTATCTTCGCCTCATTGATCTCTCCTCCAATTCCCTCACAGGTCCCATTCCTCCAGAACTCGGCACTCTCTCTACCCTCCAATTCCTTTTCTTGAACAGCAACAAATTGTCTGGTAGGATACCTCAACAACTAGCTAACCTGACCTCACTAGAAGTTCTCTGTCTACAAGACAATCTCCTTAACGGGTCAATACCATCACAGCTAGGCTCTTTGGTTTCCCTCCAAGAGTTTCGAATAGGGGGTAATCCATATCTAACCGGAGTAATTCCTGCTCAATTGGGACTACTCATTAATCTCACTACATTTGGAGCTGCGGCAACTGGTCTTTCCGGTGTGATACCACCCACATTCGGAAACTTGATCAATCTGCAAACGTTGGCACTTTATGAAACTGATGTATTTGGTTCTATACCACCTGAACTTGGGCTGTGTTCGGAGCTAAGGAACTTGTATTTGCACATGAACAAGCTCACTGGTCCAATCCCTCCACAACTGAGTAAGTTGCAAAAGCTCACTAGCTTGCTTCTTTGGGGCAATGCACTATCTGGACCAATTCCAGCTGAGCTTTCTAATTGTTCGTCGCTTGTGGTGTTTGATGTCTCTGCCAATGATATTTCTGGAGAAATCCCGGGGG TTGGGAAGCTAGTGGTTCTTGAACAGCTTCATCTATCAGACAATGAGCTAACGGGGAAAATACCGTGGCAGTTGAGCAATTGCACAAGCCTCACTGCTATTCAGCTCGATAAGAATCAGTTATCAGGGACGATTCCATGGCAGGTTGGTAACTTGAAATTCTTGCAGAGTTTTTTCTTGTGGGGCAATTCGGTGACTGGCACCATACCGTCTTCATTTAGGAACTGCACGGAACTGTATGCGCTTGACCTTTCGAGGAACAAACTTACAGGGTCTATCCCAGAAGagatttttggtttgaagaagCTGAGCAAGCTTCTGCTTCTGGGGAACTCGTTATCAGGAGGGTTGCCTCGAAGTGTTGCCAATTGTCGGTCTTTAGTGAGATTGAGGCTTGGGGAGAATCAGCTTTCAGGTCAGATTCCTAAGGAGATAGGCCAACTGCAGAATCTTGTCTTTCTTGACCTGTACATGAACCATTTCTCTGGTGGCCTTCCAGGTGAGATTGCCAACATCACAGTTCTTGAGCTATTGGACATGCACAATAACTACATTACTGGGGAAATCCCATCCCAGCTTGGCGAGCTTGTGAATTTAGAGTTGCTTGATCTCAGCAGAAACAGCTTCACAGGCCGAATTCCTTGGAGCTTTGGAAACTTCAGTTACCTGAACAAGCTCATTATCAACAATAATCTACTGACAGGTTCAATTCCAACATCTGTTAGGAACTTGCAGAAACTAACTTTACTTGATTTGAGCTACAACAGCCTCTCTGACGCAATTCCACCTGAAATTGGTTACGTAAAAAGTTTGACAATCAGTTTGGACTTGAGCTTCAATGGTTTAACAGGGGAAATTCCTGAGACAATGGCCAGTTTGACACAGTTACAATCACTCGATCTTTCTCATAATATGCTTTATGGGAAAATAAAAGTTTTGAGTTCCTTAACTAGTTTAACATCCCTTAACATTTCCTACAATAATTTCTCAGGTCCCATACCTGTGACACCATTCTTTAGAACCCTATCTCTCAATTCATACCTTCAGAACCTGAATCTTTGTGAGTCCATCGATGGGTCTACATGTTCTACAAGTCTCATTCGGAGAAATGGATTAAAATCTTTCAAACCTGTTGctttgattttagttattcttGCTTCAGTAACCATTCTAGTTCTTGCATCATGGATTCTACTAATGCGCAATCCCAAGTATATGGTGGAAAAATCTTCAGGAACTTCCATATCTTCACCAGGAGCTGAAGATTTCTCCTATCCATGGACTTTCATCCCATTTCAAAAGCTCAACTTCAGCATTAACAACATCCTTGGTTGCttgaaagatgaaaatgttattgGAAAAGGCTGTTCTGGGGTTGTCTATAAGGCAGAAATGCCCATTGGTGAGCGGATTGCAGTGAAAAAGCTATGGAAAACTAAAAGAGATGAAGAACCAGTGGACTCTTTCACAGCAGAGATTCAAATTCTTGGGCACATTCGGCATAGGAACATTGTGAAGCTGCTAGGTTACTGTTATAATAAGAGTTTCAAGCTGCTTCTCTACAACTACATTTCAAATGGTAACCTAAAACAGCTGTTACAGGGGAATAGAAACTTGGATTGGGAAACTAGGTACAAGATTGCAGTTGGTTCAGCTCAGGGTCTTGCGTATCTTCATCATGATTGTGTGCCAGCAATTCTTCACAGAGATGTTAAGTGCAATAACATACTTCTAGATTCCAAGTTTGAAGCTTATCTGGCAGATTTTGGTCTTGCAAAATTGATGAACTCTCCAAACTATAATCATGCAATGTCAAGAGTAGCCGGGTCTTACG AATATGGATACGCCATGAACATAACAGAGAAGAGCGATGTCTACAGCTATGGTGTGGTGCTGCTGGAAATTTTAAGTGGGCGCAGTGCAGTTGAACCCCACGTGGGTGATGGGCTCCATATTGTTGAGTGGgtgaaaaaaaagatgagaagcTTTGAGCCTGCCGTATCAGTGCTAGATGCAAAGCTCCAAGGCTTAGCTGATCAAATCGTGCAAGAGATGCTTCAAACACTTGGAATTGCTATGTTTTGTGTGAACTCTTCACCAGCAGAGCGGCCAACCATGAAGGAAGTGGTGACCCTATTAATGGAGGTGAAGAGCCCACCTGAAGAATGGGGAAAGACTTCTCAACCTCTAATAAAGCAGTCCTCAAatcaaagttaa
- the LOC121243850 gene encoding putative lysine-specific demethylase JMJ16 produces the protein MESLFFFFLVENASYGGTLFLLQDLPKTCLPKGVIRGWPDCNDCLKYFEQVTARWRPEEAGRSIIEEAPVFYPTEEEFEDSAEYIPSIRPKAEAYGICRLVLPPSWQPPCLIKEKNICEDSTFVTHIRRIDGLQNQYSQSKIARFHGNMKGKRRSLRISSKNGYSGEDTTNPYDVESFEPDQ, from the exons ATggaatctcttttttttttttttttggttgaaaatgCTAGTTATGGTGGTACTTTGTTTCTTTTGCAGGATCTCCCTAAAACTTGCCTTCCAAAAGGAGTTATTCGAGGATGGCCAGATTGTAATGACTGTCTAAAG TATTTTGAACAGGTAACAGCAAGGTGGCGTCCTGAAGAGGCAGGCAGGAGTATCATTGAGGAGGCTCCTGTTTTCTATCCCACAGAGGAG GAATTTGAAGACAGTGCTGAGTATATTCCGAGCATACGCCCTAAAGCAGAAGCGTATGGAATTTGTCGTCTTGTTCTTCCTCCGTCATGGCAACCTCCCTGCCtaataaaggaaaagaacatATGCGAAGATTCTACGTTTGTCACTCATATTCGGCGGATAGATGGGCTTCAAAATCAGTATTCACAGAGTAAAATTGCTAGGTTTCATGGAAATATGAAGGGTAAGAGGAGGAGTTTGAGGATAAGTTCAAAGAATGGCTATAGTGGTGAAGATACCACAAACCCCTATGATGTTGAAAGCTTTGAGCCTGATCAGTGA
- the LOC121244951 gene encoding type IV inositol polyphosphate 5-phosphatase 3-like isoform X1 yields MKQRSKHQPELFWPSVVMRKWLNISAKDFSADEDDCDIDSGSDSEGEGFRQQGRESRLRGNKGDDPQDALPRSRRRNSETFRAQYIDTEELRICVVTWNVGGKLPPEDLDIDDWLHVNEPADMYVMGLQEIVPLNAGNIFGAEDNRPVPRWENIIRETLNRVRPKATTTKSFSDPPSPSKFKPSDDIPDIEEEMLLESDSDVGEEVHPLDEEPNDFDGGKDRPITDQQNKFVSFGVSDCPGSVKLGLPGEELQRQFSSPKRLDRLNCLRTEQSEDVETSVSQNSGKLTRMLSGCERIGLSWPEPPLNLLSQCVLERPNSFRSIRSFRASQSFRTYGSFKSTKNEVPSQIALLAEIDLESLLKRKRRSSYVRIVSKQMVGIFLTIWVRRSLRRHIQNLKVSTVGVGVMGYIGNKSFRFQDSSSIFQGSISVSMSIHQTLFCFICTHLTSGEKEGDELKRNADVREIHRRTHFHSLSDIRLPRTINDHERIIWLGDLNYRINLSYEKTREFISKKKWSKLVEKDQLIRELKKGRAFDGWSEGTLNFPPTYKYEINSENYYGEDPKVGRRTPAWCDRILSYGKGMRLLSYRRTELKLSDHRPVTATYMAEVEVFSHRKLQKALTLTDAETESEDVIANMGIDVGMSCLRFGEDIPDRDR; encoded by the exons ATGAAGCAACGTTCAAAGCACCAACCAGAG CTCTTCTGGCCCAGCGTGGTGATGCGCAAATGGCTCAACATCAGCGCCAAGGACTTCAGCGCTGATGAGGACGACTGTGACATCGATTCCGGTTCGGATTCCGAGGGTGAAG GATTTCGTCAACAGGGAAGAGAATCTCGATTGAGGGGCAACAAAGGGGATGATCCTCA AGATGCTCTTCCAAGGTCAAGAAGAAGAAACTCAGAGACTTTTAGAGCACAGTATATAGACACCGAGGAACTCAG AATATGTGTCGTGACCTGGAATGTTGGAGGGAAGCTTCCACCTGAGGACCTAGATATTGATGATTGGCTACATGTCAACGAGCCAGCTGATATGTATGTGATGGG TCTTCAGGAGATCGTGCCATTAAATGCTGGGAATATCTTTGGTGCTGAAGATAATCGTCCAGTTCCAAGATGGGAAAACATTATCCGCGAAACACTGAATCGAGTTCGGCCTAAGGCAACCACAACAAAATCTTTTAGTGATCCCCCATCTCCATCAAAATTTAAGCCATCTGATGATATCCCAGATATAGAAGAGGAGATGTTGCTTGAAAGTGATAGTGATGTAGGTGAGGAAGTTCATCCATTGGATGAAGAACCCAATGATTTTGATGGAGGTAAGGACAGACCAATCACGGATCAGCAAAAcaaatttgtgagttttggagtttcAGACTGTCCTGGAAGTGTCAAATTAGGCTTGCCAGGAGAAGAGTTACAGAGgcaattttcttctccaaaGAGATTGGATAGATTAAATTGTTTGCGGACAGAACAATCAGAAGATGTGGAAACATCAGTTTCCCAAAATAGTGGCAAATTAACCAGAATGCTTAGTGGATGTGAAAGAATTGGTTTGAGTTGGCCAGAGCCTCCATTAAACTTGCTATCTCAATGTGTATTAGAGAGACCAAACTCCTTTAGATCGATTAGATCTTTTAGAGCATCCCAGTCTTTCAGGACATATGGTTCTTTCAAGTCAACAAAAAATGAAGTGCCTTCACAGATAGCATTGCTGGCAGAAATTGACCTCGAATCTCTCTTGAAGAGGAAACGAAGATCATCATATGTGAGGATAGTAAGTAAGCAGATGGTTGGGATTTTCCTCACAATATGGGTCCGTAGGAGCTTGCGTAGACATATTCAGAACTTGAAGGTGTCTACTGTTGGTGTCGGTGTCATGGGCTACATTGGAAACAAG TCTTTCAGATTTCAAGACAGTTCTTCAATCTTCCAGGGATCAATATCTGTCAGCATGTCCATACATCAgacccttttttgttttatatgtacTCACCTGACATCAGGTGAAAAAGAGGGAGATGAACTAAAAAGAAATGCTGATGTGCGTGAAATTCATCGGAGAACACATTTTCATTCGCTTTCTGATATTCGACTTCCCAGGACAATCAATGATCATGA aAGAATAATTTGGTTGGGGGATCTCAATTACCGTATAAACTTGTCTTACGAGAAAACAAGAGAATTTATCTCCAAAAAGAAGTGGTCCAAGTTGGTTGAGAAAGACCAG CTTATAAGAGAGCTTAAAAAGGGTCGTGCATTTGATGGATGGTCTGAGGGCACTTTAAATTTTCCACCGACATATAAATATGAGATCAATTCAGAGAATTACTATGGAGAGGATCCAAAGGTTGGGAGGCGTACACCAGCATG GTGTGATCGTATTCTTTCATATGGTAAGGGGATGAGGCTACTGAGTTACAGGAGGACTGAGCTTAAACTTTCAGATCACCGACCTGTGACTGCCACTTATATGGCTGAGGTTGAGGTGTTTTCTCATAGGAAACTACAGAAGGCACTTACATTAACTGATGCAGAGACTGAAAGTGAAGATGTTATAGCAAATATGGGTATTGATGTTGGAATGAGCTGCTTAAGATTTGGAGAG GACATACCTGATAGAGATCGTTAA